The Globicephala melas chromosome X, mGloMel1.2, whole genome shotgun sequence genome window below encodes:
- the SERPINA7 gene encoding thyroxine-binding globulin encodes MCYYLPSKMPLFFYLVFLVLGLHCAPPNSCEGKITSCLSPQQNATLYKMSSINADFAFNLYRRFTVETPDQNIFFSPVSISAALAMLSTGACSSTQTQILESLGFNLTDTTMAEIQQGFQYLICSLNFPKKELELQMGNALFIGKQLKPLAKFLHDVNNLYETEVFSTNFSNVSAAQQEINSHVERKTKGKIVGLIQDLKPNTIMVLVNYIFFKAQWANPFDPSKTEEGSSFLVDKTTTVQVPMMHQIEQYYHLVDTELNCTVLQMDYSKNALALFVLPKEGQIEWVEGAMSSKTLKKWNRLLRKGWINLFVPKFSISATYDLGAILLKMGIQDAFADTADFSGLTKDNGLKLSNAAHKAVLHIGEKGTEAVPEVRFLNQPEITLLHPIIQFDRSFLLLILEKNTRSILFLGKIVDPTEV; translated from the exons ATGTGCT ATTACCTTCCTTCCAAAATGCCACTGTTCTTCTATCTGGTTTTCTTGGTACTTGGGCTTCATTGTGCACCACCTAACAGCTGTGAAGGCAAAATAACCTCCTGCCTTTCCCCCCAACAAAATGCCACTCTCTATAAGATGTCATCTATCAATGCTGACTTTGCATTCAACCTGTACCGGAGGTTCACCGTGGAGACTCCAGATCAGAACATCTTCTTTTCCCCTGTGAGCATCTCTGCAGCTTTGGCCATGCTCTCCACTGGGGCCTGCTCCAGCACCCAAACTCAAATCCTGGAAAGCTTGGGGTTCAACCTTACAGACACCACAATGGCAGAGATCCAGCAGGGCTTCCAGTACCTGATCTGTTCACTGAATTTTCCAAAGAAGGAGCTGGAATTACAGATGGGAAATGCCCTTTTCATTGGGAAGCAGCTGAAACCACTGGCAAAGTTCTTGCATGATGTCAACAACCTCTATGAGACTGAAGTCTTTTCTACAAACTTCTCCAATGTTTCTGCAGCCCAGCAGGAGATCAATAGTCATGTGGAGAGGAAAACCAAAGGGAAAATTGTGGGCCTCATCCAAGACCTCAAACCAAACACCATTATGGTTCTGGTgaactatattttctttaaag CCCAGTGGGCAAATCCTTTTGATCCATCCAAGACAGaagagggttccagtttcttagTGGACAAGACCACAACAGTGCAAGTGCCCATGATGCACCAGATTGAACAATACTATCACCTGGTGGATACAGAGCTGAACTGCACAGTGCTGCAAATGGACTACAGCAAGAATGCTCTGGCACTCTTTGTCCTTCCCAAGGAGGGCCAGATTGAGTGGGTGGAAGGGGCCATGTCATCTAAAACACTGAAGAAGTGGAACCGCTTACTGCGGAAGGG gTGGATTAACTTGTTTGTTCCAAAGTTTTCCATTTCTGCCACATATGACCTTGGAGCCATCCTTTTGAAGATGGGCATCCAGGATGCCTTTGCTGACACTGCTGATTTTTCTGGACTCACAAAGGACAATGGTCTTAAACTTTCCAAT GCTGCCCACAAGGCTGTGCTGCATATTGGTGAAAAGGGAACTGAAGCTGTCCCTGAAGTCAGATTTCTGAATCAGCCTGAAATAACTCTTCTTCATCCTATCATCCAGTTTGATAGATCCTTCTTGTTGTTGATATTGGAGAAAAACACCAGGAGTATTCTCTTTCTAGGGAAAATTGTGGACCCAACAGAAGTGTAG